A DNA window from Kitasatospora atroaurantiaca contains the following coding sequences:
- a CDS encoding LysM peptidoglycan-binding domain-containing protein, which translates to MAAPRAKDHARTRRTGSPAPAGRRPVPMRPQRRRHTAGSLATALAALIALAGLLVGLPALLLYGTAAVAGMDDTTSGGLVELLTSPDDGRLFLWALVAVGWVAWGCFALSVLLEIPAQLRGRIARRIPAFGWSQRLAAGLVGSVIALLPVAGSAFAAVPEKAQAAVAPAQLTASPQYAALPAAQAAPALAPAADQRPSYTVRDSRPADSLWSIADRQLGAGERWVEIAKLNDGRVMEDSGLRFDADRPIQPGWKLLMPSDAKPDEAQAQPQAATPAERPAAESPSTGRHATVTVRSGDTLSAIAQRELGSAEDWPELFEANKGVQAPDGERLTDPDVVIPGMVLAVPGAPAAPAPAPAPAPAPVTPAPTTPAPTAPAPTTPAPSTPAPSTPAPSQGPVAPPTTKAPSTKAPTAPAPKQTPVKASTPAKATAPSDDYTVALAASTVGVLLAAMMIGTVAHRRGDQQRARRPRHRIALPAPPAAAFEAELKVRQNTAGLDLLDRSLRTLARNTIRTGKRLPALVAVRVTPGRTVELHLSAPAAPIAPFRAAHAPNVWWCPEDSSELLSVSQAAKSSAPYPALVTLGSAPDGSVVLADLETVRLMHLSGHPDDAHDVLRTLAVELAHSPLADRLNLHLVGLAGDLPIAGPAVDRVHRHESLGAALAALGPRTAKARATLVAAEANSPRDARSRGHADESWVPEIVLSAEPPSGNLPAELGRLLDGTPRTCLAVITRAPERGSGPVARWTLPSTGTATIPGLHLNVQLQRLSEEQYGHVGELLRTSVDSTQYPAPDWTLDGPGTDLDPTELPSLAPVLAAVGAPAVSFEKASDSAGPQLIARVIGTGASPFAGISPAATPAPRPARHSANGLGLHAGVPDPGSVPEAPSPVPPPPGVQPVAPAAPTPPPAPAPAPEPVPTHDPAPAPDAAAHTRAASGTTASPRSDSDDLLAILRSPEAHAARTAPRIRLLGPVDVLGAAGAADPEALPRLTELAAFLALRPGVEHSALDHALHPGAAHLEPYPTTDHPVPPLPAKLAELATWFGNSADGRAFLHTDAADGYSFAPTVTCDWDEFRSLYRRGMRSTSSTADAALAHALALVRGAPFAEAPAAAYGWAEPERQDMLAAIVDTAHELAARRLQYGDHRSAEAAIFRGLAVAPDVELLHRDLFYAYASAGARDQLVRAVNRLDALSRRTGRDLDPDTVALLRDLLSGA; encoded by the coding sequence ATGGCCGCGCCACGAGCCAAGGACCATGCCCGCACCCGCCGGACGGGCTCGCCCGCCCCGGCCGGTCGCCGACCCGTCCCCATGAGGCCGCAGCGCCGCCGGCACACCGCCGGTTCGCTCGCCACCGCGCTGGCCGCCCTGATCGCGCTGGCCGGACTGCTGGTCGGCCTCCCGGCCCTGTTGCTCTACGGGACCGCCGCCGTCGCCGGGATGGACGACACCACCAGTGGCGGCCTGGTCGAGCTGCTCACCAGCCCGGACGACGGGCGGCTGTTCCTCTGGGCGTTGGTCGCGGTCGGCTGGGTGGCCTGGGGCTGCTTCGCGCTCTCCGTACTGCTGGAGATCCCCGCCCAGCTGCGGGGCCGCATCGCGCGCCGCATCCCCGCCTTCGGCTGGAGCCAACGGCTCGCCGCCGGGCTGGTCGGGTCGGTCATCGCCCTGCTGCCGGTAGCGGGTTCTGCCTTCGCAGCCGTACCGGAGAAGGCCCAGGCCGCTGTGGCACCGGCCCAGTTGACCGCGAGCCCGCAGTACGCCGCGCTGCCCGCCGCCCAGGCCGCCCCCGCCCTGGCGCCGGCCGCCGACCAGCGCCCGAGCTACACCGTGCGCGACTCACGGCCGGCCGACAGCCTCTGGTCCATCGCCGATCGCCAACTCGGTGCGGGGGAGCGGTGGGTGGAGATCGCCAAGCTCAACGACGGCCGGGTGATGGAGGATTCTGGCCTGCGCTTCGACGCCGACCGGCCCATCCAGCCGGGCTGGAAGCTGCTGATGCCGTCCGACGCCAAGCCGGACGAGGCCCAGGCCCAGCCGCAGGCCGCCACGCCCGCCGAGCGGCCTGCGGCCGAGAGCCCTTCGACCGGTCGGCACGCGACGGTCACCGTACGCTCGGGGGACACCTTGTCCGCCATCGCGCAGCGGGAGTTGGGGAGCGCGGAGGACTGGCCGGAGCTGTTCGAGGCCAACAAGGGCGTCCAGGCGCCGGACGGCGAGCGGCTGACGGACCCCGACGTGGTGATCCCGGGGATGGTCCTGGCCGTCCCCGGCGCGCCGGCCGCTCCCGCCCCGGCTCCCGCCCCGGCTCCCGCTCCCGTGACCCCTGCTCCGACGACCCCCGCCCCTACGGCCCCTGCCCCTACGACGCCGGCTCCTTCCACACCCGCTCCTTCCACGCCAGCCCCGAGCCAGGGCCCCGTTGCGCCGCCCACCACCAAGGCGCCCTCCACCAAGGCGCCCACCGCCCCCGCTCCGAAGCAGACCCCCGTCAAGGCCTCGACTCCCGCCAAGGCGACCGCGCCGAGCGACGACTACACCGTCGCCCTCGCCGCCTCCACGGTCGGCGTGCTGCTGGCGGCCATGATGATCGGCACGGTGGCCCACCGCCGGGGGGACCAGCAGCGTGCCCGCCGCCCCCGGCACCGCATCGCGCTCCCCGCGCCGCCCGCCGCCGCCTTCGAGGCCGAACTGAAGGTCCGTCAGAACACTGCGGGGCTTGACCTCCTGGACCGTTCCCTGCGTACGCTGGCGCGCAACACCATCCGTACCGGCAAGCGGCTGCCCGCCCTGGTCGCGGTCCGGGTCACCCCCGGCCGTACCGTCGAACTCCACCTGTCCGCGCCCGCCGCCCCGATCGCGCCGTTCCGCGCCGCGCACGCGCCCAACGTGTGGTGGTGCCCGGAGGACTCGTCCGAACTGCTCTCCGTCTCCCAGGCGGCCAAGAGTTCGGCCCCGTACCCGGCACTGGTCACCTTGGGCAGTGCGCCCGACGGCTCGGTGGTGCTCGCCGACCTCGAGACCGTACGGCTGATGCACCTCTCCGGGCACCCGGACGACGCGCATGACGTCCTGCGCACGCTGGCCGTCGAGTTGGCGCACAGCCCGCTCGCGGACCGCCTCAACCTTCATCTGGTCGGGCTCGCCGGGGATCTGCCCATCGCCGGACCGGCCGTCGACCGTGTGCACCGGCACGAGTCGCTGGGCGCCGCCCTGGCCGCCCTCGGCCCGCGCACCGCCAAGGCCAGGGCCACCCTGGTGGCGGCCGAGGCGAACAGCCCCCGGGACGCCCGCAGCCGTGGGCACGCTGACGAGTCCTGGGTGCCGGAGATCGTCCTGTCGGCCGAACCGCCGAGCGGCAACCTGCCCGCCGAGCTCGGACGGCTGCTCGACGGCACCCCGCGCACCTGCCTGGCCGTGATCACCCGGGCGCCCGAGCGCGGCAGCGGCCCGGTGGCCCGGTGGACCCTCCCCAGCACCGGCACCGCCACCATCCCCGGCCTGCACCTCAACGTCCAGCTCCAGCGACTCTCGGAGGAGCAGTACGGCCACGTCGGCGAGCTGCTGCGCACCTCCGTCGACAGCACTCAGTACCCCGCGCCGGACTGGACCCTGGACGGCCCCGGGACCGACCTCGATCCCACCGAACTCCCCTCCCTCGCACCGGTCCTGGCCGCTGTCGGGGCGCCTGCGGTCTCCTTCGAGAAGGCCTCGGACTCGGCCGGCCCGCAGCTGATCGCCCGCGTGATCGGCACCGGCGCCAGCCCCTTCGCGGGCATCAGCCCGGCGGCGACCCCGGCGCCTCGGCCTGCCCGCCACAGTGCCAACGGCCTCGGCCTGCACGCCGGAGTCCCGGACCCCGGGAGCGTTCCCGAGGCCCCTTCACCCGTGCCGCCGCCGCCGGGCGTCCAGCCGGTCGCTCCCGCTGCCCCCACTCCTCCCCCCGCGCCGGCCCCTGCCCCTGAGCCGGTCCCGACCCACGACCCGGCGCCCGCACCCGACGCCGCTGCCCACACCCGCGCGGCCTCCGGCACCACCGCCTCGCCCCGCAGCGACAGCGACGACCTGCTCGCCATCCTGCGCTCACCGGAGGCCCACGCCGCCCGAACCGCGCCCCGGATCCGCCTGCTCGGCCCGGTCGACGTCCTGGGCGCCGCAGGCGCCGCAGACCCGGAGGCCCTGCCCCGGCTCACCGAGCTCGCGGCCTTCCTGGCCCTGCGGCCCGGCGTCGAACACTCCGCCCTCGACCACGCCCTTCACCCCGGGGCCGCCCACCTCGAGCCGTACCCGACCACCGACCACCCCGTGCCACCGCTGCCGGCCAAACTCGCCGAACTGGCCACCTGGTTCGGCAACTCCGCCGACGGCCGCGCCTTCCTGCACACCGATGCCGCGGACGGCTACTCCTTCGCCCCCACCGTCACCTGCGACTGGGACGAGTTCCGCAGCCTCTACCGGCGCGGCATGCGCAGCACCAGCAGCACTGCCGACGCCGCCCTCGCCCACGCTCTCGCCCTGGTCCGCGGCGCGCCGTTCGCCGAGGCCCCGGCAGCCGCGTACGGCTGGGCCGAGCCCGAACGCCAGGACATGCTAGCCGCCATCGTCGACACCGCCCACGAACTCGCCGCCCGCCGCCTCCAGTACGGCGACCACCGCAGCGCCGAGGCCGCCATCTTCCGCGGCCTCGCCGTCGCCCCGGACGTCGAACTCCTCCACCGCGACCTGTTCTACGCCTACGCCTCCGCCGGAGCCCGCGACCAACTCGTCCGCGCCGTCAACCGCCTGGACGCCCTCAGCCGCCGAACCGGCCGCGACCTCGACCCCGACACCGTCGCCCTCCTCCGCGACCTCCTCTCCGGAGCCTGA
- a CDS encoding TadE/TadG family type IV pilus assembly protein, translating to MTLSLAIIFPVVLFMVMLVVQASLWWYANQAALTAAREGADAGRIQGGTREAGDRRATDFLRRLGSLAEPVEVNSGDTDDTTFRMTITVRPQSVVPGLENLTVTQHVSAPREKFVPQGGKP from the coding sequence ATGACCCTCAGCCTGGCCATCATCTTCCCGGTCGTGCTGTTCATGGTGATGCTCGTGGTGCAGGCCTCCCTGTGGTGGTACGCCAACCAGGCGGCCCTCACCGCGGCCCGCGAGGGCGCCGACGCGGGGCGGATCCAGGGCGGGACACGGGAGGCGGGGGACCGGCGGGCGACCGACTTCCTGCGCCGGCTCGGCAGCCTCGCCGAGCCGGTCGAGGTGAATTCGGGGGACACGGACGACACCACCTTCCGTATGACGATCACCGTCAGGCCGCAGAGTGTGGTGCCGGGCCTGGAGAACCTGACGGTGACCCAGCACGTCAGCGCCCCCCGCGAGAAGTTCGTCCCGCAGGGAGGCAAGCCGTGA
- a CDS encoding quinone oxidoreductase family protein, with amino-acid sequence MRAIEFQEYGGPEVLKVVQAEAPEPGPGEVSIDVAYAGVNFADLKARAEGYRVPSLPFRPGLEVSGRVRAVGAGVEGIRPGQEVAALTGGGGYAEVVVTAAATVFALPEAVSLRTGATLPTVLPTAHALLHEVGRLRAGETVLVQGAAGAVGTVAGQLAKAAGAGAVYGVVSEAAKAEHALKYGYDEVFVGPGFVDDVQRATGGRGVDLALDPVGGDTLRRSLDALAVFGRLVSFGNASSAEPWQVGQPELYPTGRSVSGFSILSLAQTAPGSLRELAERAFRKVADGTAELPVTAEFPLADAAEAHRLIGSRTSTGKLLLRVGA; translated from the coding sequence ATGCGTGCGATCGAGTTCCAGGAGTACGGCGGTCCGGAGGTCCTCAAGGTGGTGCAGGCCGAGGCCCCCGAACCGGGCCCCGGCGAGGTGAGCATCGACGTCGCGTACGCCGGCGTGAACTTCGCCGACCTCAAGGCGCGCGCCGAGGGCTACCGGGTCCCGTCGCTGCCCTTCCGTCCGGGCCTGGAGGTCTCCGGACGTGTTCGCGCGGTCGGCGCGGGTGTCGAGGGGATCCGGCCGGGGCAGGAGGTCGCCGCGCTCACGGGAGGCGGCGGGTACGCGGAGGTCGTCGTCACCGCCGCGGCGACCGTCTTCGCACTCCCGGAGGCCGTGAGCCTGCGCACCGGAGCCACGCTGCCGACGGTGCTGCCGACCGCGCACGCCCTGCTGCACGAGGTGGGCCGTCTGCGGGCGGGCGAGACCGTGCTCGTGCAGGGCGCGGCGGGCGCTGTCGGCACGGTCGCAGGCCAGTTGGCGAAGGCGGCGGGTGCGGGCGCCGTGTACGGCGTCGTGTCCGAGGCTGCGAAGGCCGAACACGCACTCAAGTACGGCTACGACGAGGTCTTCGTCGGCCCGGGCTTCGTCGACGACGTGCAGCGTGCCACCGGCGGACGAGGCGTCGACCTCGCCCTGGATCCGGTCGGCGGCGACACGCTCCGCCGCAGCCTGGACGCGCTCGCCGTCTTCGGCCGCCTCGTCTCCTTCGGCAACGCGAGCTCTGCGGAGCCCTGGCAGGTGGGTCAGCCCGAGCTGTACCCGACGGGCCGCTCGGTCTCCGGGTTCTCCATCCTCTCCCTGGCCCAGACGGCGCCCGGCTCACTGCGCGAGCTCGCCGAGCGCGCTTTCCGCAAGGTCGCCGACGGTACGGCCGAACTCCCCGTCACGGCAGAGTTCCCCCTCGCAGACGCAGCAGAGGCACACCGCCTGATCGGCAGCCGCACCAGCACCGGCAAGCTCCTTCTGCGCGTCGGCGCCTAG
- a CDS encoding FAD-dependent monooxygenase: protein MPVASARTDVLIVGGGPVGLTARALLERWGVRVLLVEKHGELSPFPRSRLVNVRSMEIYRQLGLAAEITAGAFAPEYGRIRFRDTLYDRDFATAAMVGVNAPVPESPVIGAVTSQDRLEPILLAGADTQVRFGVELIDLAEETDSVVALLVDHQRGDEIRVHARYVLAADGANSTVRQLLGVDSTGPGVMGGFTTVVFDADLNRWCAQQPAGVYLTAHGSFAPLYPEGGWAWFGPTPEDAARADWPGLVSRALGPSADVQADVLRVQHWAMNAFVAERFLHGRIVLAGDAAHAVPIIGGLGMNAGVADVHNLCWKLAGVLQGWAEPSLLETYETERRPVAHQTLRQAVANTQLMLQVQNRRRDQLQTGEKTAAQIELPWSERYFAQLGLVLGVTYDSDAVLTDNGTPPELGERGTDYVPTPEPGHRMPHLWLGYNRSTLDAFGEWFTLLTPDPTRWEQHTAAPWPLRIETLPNEHTDLCGLRPHGALLIRPDGHIGARWRDRPPSDATLHRALTAITGSATP from the coding sequence ATGCCCGTAGCCAGCGCCAGGACGGACGTATTGATCGTCGGTGGCGGGCCGGTCGGGCTCACCGCCCGGGCGCTACTGGAACGCTGGGGCGTGAGGGTATTGCTGGTCGAGAAACACGGCGAGCTGTCACCGTTTCCACGGTCCCGGCTGGTCAACGTGCGCTCGATGGAGATCTATCGTCAGCTCGGGCTTGCTGCCGAGATCACGGCCGGCGCGTTCGCACCGGAGTACGGCCGCATCCGCTTCCGCGACACCCTGTACGACCGCGACTTCGCCACAGCGGCGATGGTCGGGGTCAACGCGCCGGTACCCGAGAGTCCCGTGATCGGCGCGGTCACCTCGCAGGATCGGCTGGAACCCATCCTGCTCGCCGGAGCAGACACACAAGTGCGGTTCGGGGTTGAGCTCATCGACCTGGCCGAAGAAACCGACAGCGTCGTGGCCTTGCTCGTCGACCACCAACGCGGTGACGAGATCCGCGTCCATGCCCGTTATGTACTCGCTGCCGACGGCGCGAACTCCACCGTCCGGCAACTGCTGGGGGTCGACTCCACCGGCCCCGGGGTGATGGGGGGCTTCACCACTGTCGTGTTCGACGCCGACCTCAACCGCTGGTGCGCCCAACAGCCTGCCGGGGTCTACCTCACCGCGCACGGATCATTCGCCCCGCTCTACCCCGAAGGAGGCTGGGCCTGGTTCGGTCCCACACCCGAAGACGCTGCGCGGGCCGACTGGCCCGGCCTCGTCTCGCGCGCCCTCGGTCCCAGCGCCGACGTGCAGGCCGACGTGTTGCGGGTTCAGCACTGGGCCATGAACGCGTTCGTCGCCGAACGCTTCCTCCACGGCCGGATCGTGCTGGCCGGCGATGCCGCGCACGCGGTCCCCATCATCGGGGGCCTGGGCATGAACGCCGGCGTCGCCGATGTGCACAACCTGTGCTGGAAACTGGCGGGCGTTCTCCAAGGGTGGGCCGAACCAAGCCTGTTGGAAACCTACGAGACGGAACGGCGACCCGTCGCCCACCAGACACTCCGCCAAGCGGTGGCCAACACCCAGCTCATGCTCCAAGTCCAGAACCGGCGCCGAGACCAGCTCCAAACCGGCGAGAAAACGGCGGCCCAGATCGAACTGCCGTGGTCGGAACGGTATTTCGCCCAGCTCGGTCTCGTGCTCGGCGTCACCTACGACTCTGACGCCGTCCTTACCGACAACGGCACCCCACCCGAACTGGGCGAAAGGGGCACGGACTACGTCCCCACCCCCGAGCCAGGCCATCGCATGCCACATCTCTGGCTCGGGTACAACCGCTCCACGCTCGACGCCTTCGGTGAATGGTTCACCCTGCTCACCCCGGACCCCACCCGCTGGGAGCAACACACCGCAGCACCATGGCCACTGCGCATCGAGACTCTTCCCAACGAGCACACCGACCTCTGCGGCCTCCGCCCGCACGGTGCGCTGCTCATCCGACCTGACGGCCACATCGGCGCCCGCTGGCGCGACCGCCCACCGAGCGACGCCACCCTCCACCGCGCCCTCACCGCAATCACCGGGTCGGCAACCCCCTGA
- a CDS encoding GNAT family N-acetyltransferase — protein sequence MLRGEKIGLRARHEVDGPILHAELYDDVATRSRADSRPWRPVSPGSAAAPYGIRDPADDAAFFSVVDLADGELAGEALLWGIDVHNRTAHLGMSLRPAFRGRGLGADVVRVLCHYGFTVRGLNRLQLETLADNTAMIRAATRAGFTHEGTLRRAAWVTGAFADEVVLGLLATEWNGN from the coding sequence ATGCTGCGTGGCGAGAAGATCGGGCTCCGGGCCCGGCACGAGGTGGACGGTCCGATCCTGCACGCCGAGCTCTACGACGACGTCGCCACCCGGTCGCGGGCCGACTCCCGCCCGTGGCGGCCCGTCTCGCCCGGCTCCGCCGCAGCGCCGTACGGGATCCGCGATCCCGCCGACGACGCGGCCTTCTTCTCGGTCGTGGATCTCGCCGACGGCGAACTGGCGGGCGAGGCCCTGCTGTGGGGCATCGACGTGCACAACAGGACGGCCCACCTGGGCATGTCGCTGCGCCCGGCCTTTCGAGGCCGAGGGTTGGGCGCCGATGTCGTCCGCGTCCTCTGTCACTACGGCTTCACGGTCCGCGGCCTGAACCGGCTCCAACTGGAGACGCTCGCCGACAACACCGCCATGATCCGAGCCGCCACCCGTGCCGGCTTCACCCACGAGGGCACCCTCCGCCGCGCGGCCTGGGTCACCGGCGCCTTCGCCGACGAGGTCGTCCTCGGCCTGCTCGCCACCGAGTGGAACGGGAACTGA
- a CDS encoding S66 family peptidase: MTELSYPAKPRPGDRVAILSPASGLPAVLPLPHELGLRRLVEEFGLKPVEYPTTRQLGASPQARAADIHAAFADPEIKAVIASIGGDDQITVLPYLDKELIRANPKPFFGFSDNTNLLVFLRNLGIVGYHGASVMIQFGRAGAMHPLTADSVRAALFTSGEYELTPSPDTNDVERRWEDPRTFDSEPVMEPAEGWTWHNPDRVVEGPSWGGCVEVLAGMLMADREIRPAQEYAGGVLFLETSEELPSAGDVYRILRGMGERGLLQQFPALLMGRARAWSFERPLGPEERSRHRADQRAAVLRALGEYAPATVAVFDVDLGHTDPQLVIPYGGRIRVDGPARRITVTY; the protein is encoded by the coding sequence ATGACAGAGCTCAGTTACCCCGCCAAGCCCCGCCCGGGTGACCGGGTTGCCATCCTCTCGCCTGCTTCCGGTCTGCCCGCCGTGTTGCCGCTCCCGCATGAACTCGGACTGCGCAGGCTGGTGGAGGAGTTCGGGCTGAAGCCGGTGGAGTACCCGACCACCCGTCAGCTCGGTGCGAGCCCGCAGGCGAGGGCGGCGGACATCCACGCGGCCTTCGCCGACCCTGAGATCAAGGCGGTGATCGCCAGCATCGGCGGCGATGACCAGATCACCGTCCTGCCCTACCTGGACAAGGAGTTGATCCGGGCGAACCCCAAGCCCTTCTTCGGCTTCAGCGACAACACCAACCTGCTGGTGTTCCTGCGCAACCTCGGCATCGTCGGCTACCACGGCGCAAGCGTGATGATCCAGTTCGGCCGGGCCGGCGCCATGCACCCGCTGACGGCCGACTCCGTCCGAGCAGCGCTGTTCACCTCCGGTGAGTACGAGCTGACGCCCTCGCCGGACACCAACGACGTGGAGCGGCGCTGGGAGGACCCGCGCACCTTCGACTCGGAACCCGTGATGGAGCCGGCCGAGGGCTGGACCTGGCACAACCCGGACCGCGTCGTCGAGGGCCCGAGCTGGGGCGGCTGCGTGGAGGTTCTGGCCGGGATGCTGATGGCCGACCGGGAGATCCGGCCCGCGCAGGAGTACGCGGGCGGGGTGCTCTTTCTGGAGACCTCCGAGGAACTCCCGTCGGCGGGGGACGTCTACCGGATCCTGCGGGGCATGGGGGAGCGCGGCCTGCTGCAGCAGTTCCCGGCGCTCCTGATGGGGCGGGCCAGGGCCTGGTCGTTCGAGCGGCCCCTCGGCCCGGAGGAGCGCAGTCGCCACCGCGCAGACCAGCGGGCCGCCGTCCTGCGGGCGCTCGGCGAGTACGCCCCCGCGACCGTCGCGGTCTTCGACGTCGACCTGGGCCACACCGACCCGCAGCTGGTGATCCCGTACGGCGGCCGGATCCGCGTCGACGGCCCGGCGCGCCGGATCACCGTCACATACTGA
- a CDS encoding TadE family protein yields the protein MKRGPDSGSVAIEAAILAPVLLTFVLIAVVAGRIQTTGGVVDAAARSGARAASLARSADGAQQAAAEAVQEVFKDRGVRCADAAASPVEFGTLETPTGPLRTVTVKVSCTVSLDYLLVAGTPGTKTMTSTFTSVVDRYRGTG from the coding sequence GTGAAGCGGGGGCCGGACTCCGGAAGCGTCGCGATCGAGGCGGCCATCCTGGCCCCGGTCCTGCTGACCTTCGTACTGATCGCTGTGGTGGCGGGGCGTATCCAGACCACCGGCGGGGTAGTTGATGCGGCAGCGCGTTCCGGCGCCCGCGCCGCCTCGTTGGCGCGCAGCGCGGACGGTGCTCAGCAGGCGGCCGCCGAGGCGGTGCAGGAGGTGTTCAAGGACCGGGGCGTACGGTGCGCGGACGCCGCGGCTTCGCCGGTGGAGTTCGGCACGCTGGAGACACCGACCGGGCCACTCCGGACGGTCACGGTCAAGGTGAGCTGCACGGTGTCGCTGGACTACCTGCTGGTGGCCGGGACGCCGGGCACGAAGACCATGACCAGCACGTTCACCTCGGTGGTCGACCGCTACCGGGGGACCGGGTGA
- a CDS encoding class I SAM-dependent methyltransferase — translation MPVHSGEYLRLGPLQTRIKTHRRYSEHVDDVEAAVMAQLWLQPRESLLDVGCGTGSFLARLRDSGHSGPLSGLDSSPAASLACAEIRGVRAVVGDAVQLPFPNAEFDAVTARHMLYHVSDVPAALRETSRVLRAGGRFVAVVNHADVTPRIASVVREQAARHGATPSVSPNAEVNSASLPAQMAEVFGPVDVVAHDNSLVFDTPEPVVAFGQALMNFYGVGDDSPEQEAVAAGIEQAVRAWFARNSGPWRDPKGYVVCTARRRD, via the coding sequence GTGCCCGTCCACTCCGGTGAGTACCTGAGGCTGGGCCCGCTGCAGACCCGCATCAAGACCCACCGGCGGTACAGCGAGCACGTCGACGACGTCGAGGCCGCCGTGATGGCCCAACTGTGGCTTCAGCCCCGGGAGTCACTGCTGGACGTCGGGTGCGGCACGGGATCGTTCCTCGCACGGCTGCGTGACTCGGGCCACAGCGGTCCGCTGAGTGGTCTCGACTCCTCACCTGCAGCTTCCCTGGCCTGCGCGGAGATCCGGGGAGTCCGGGCCGTGGTCGGGGATGCGGTGCAACTACCTTTCCCGAATGCCGAGTTCGATGCCGTGACCGCGCGGCACATGCTGTACCACGTCTCCGACGTGCCGGCAGCGCTGCGCGAAACCAGCCGCGTGCTCCGTGCCGGGGGACGGTTCGTCGCCGTCGTGAACCATGCCGACGTGACTCCGCGGATCGCGTCCGTGGTGCGGGAGCAGGCGGCCCGTCACGGCGCGACACCGTCGGTCTCTCCCAATGCGGAGGTGAACTCCGCCTCCCTGCCCGCGCAGATGGCCGAGGTATTCGGTCCTGTGGACGTGGTCGCGCACGACAACAGCCTCGTCTTCGATACGCCGGAACCGGTCGTCGCGTTCGGGCAGGCGTTGATGAACTTCTACGGCGTGGGTGACGACTCACCCGAGCAGGAGGCGGTGGCCGCAGGTATCGAGCAGGCGGTCCGTGCCTGGTTCGCGCGGAACTCCGGCCCCTGGCGCGATCCGAAGGGGTACGTGGTCTGTACGGCTCGCCGCCGTGACTGA
- a CDS encoding ArsR/SmtB family transcription factor, with the protein MADRSSHRAAPVHTHPADVPLLTALAALADPVRLQLVRELAGAAEWSRGCGSFDVPVGKAALSHHFAVLRAAGLVEQRDQGPKRLNRLRREEFDACFPGLLDLVLREEH; encoded by the coding sequence ATGGCAGACCGCAGCAGCCACCGCGCCGCGCCGGTGCACACCCACCCCGCGGACGTCCCCCTACTCACCGCGCTCGCCGCCCTCGCCGACCCCGTACGGCTGCAGCTCGTCCGCGAGTTGGCGGGAGCCGCCGAGTGGTCGCGCGGCTGCGGCAGCTTCGACGTACCCGTCGGCAAGGCAGCCCTCAGCCACCACTTCGCGGTGCTGCGCGCCGCAGGCCTGGTCGAGCAACGTGATCAGGGCCCCAAGCGCCTCAACCGGCTCAGGCGCGAGGAGTTCGACGCCTGCTTCCCGGGCCTGCTCGACCTGGTCCTGCGCGAGGAGCACTAG